The DNA segment TAGGGCTCTGAGGGAATTTGAAAGACTGAGGATACGTTTTTGTTTTGTATGTTGTTTTTCAGACGTTTGGGGGGGTtacgttttttttctttttttcccttttCTATTTTAGATTTCCACCCTTTGTTTTCTGAATCCAGTAGAGGGCAGGAATACAACTTTTCAGGTTGTAGTCCACCCTAAAACCCCACTGAAGAAGACCAAGCTGAAGAAGACAAAGATCTGAGCAAGTAGGGgtagctgcagcccaatatggCGACCGGAGTGTGAGTGTGTCAAAAGGCAGTGGGCGTATGGAGAGGCGAATCAGCTAATTGGGCAGATTTGTTGCCACTCAAGATGGTTGTACATGGCTGATTGGGCTGCACAACGAGTCAATAAGCCGTAGACTAGTGCACCGGTGttctatgggactctcaatcacggccagatgtgatacagcctggattcgaaccagggacgcctcttgcactgagatgctgcgccactcgagagcccaAATGGTCTGGGGGTAAAAGCTATTGGCCAATCTGTTAGTTTTTGCAATGACACTCCTATAGTGCCTTTCTAGATAGTTAATATTGATAACCATCTAGTTGTCACCTTGATACATGTACATACATTCGACTCAATGGGGAGGCCATGAATGGCAACAACACTACTGTCCGGCAATGGCGTGAGAAGTAGCTACCTAGTTTCAGGGTGATAGTCATAGTCAGCACATGCAAACAACGCGTGAAGCAGTTGGATTAAATGCattagacacatttcagttgaacaactgactaggtatccccctttcccttacacCAATCATCAGTACAAACAAAATGTTTGTAtaaaactaacagtgaaatgcgaCTCGGACTCATCATTTGGATTCAAAACAGAAGTCCAAATCCTCGCTGTATATTAGGTCAATATACAGTATTGCGTGGTAAGAAGCGGAAGGAAAAAAACACCGCTCAATCAAAACCGGAGCGCTTTCGACACACCCACTCGCCAATACTCCAGTCGCCATATTGTGCCGCAGCTACCCCCTTCTCGAATGTAGACCTTTTTTTGGAAGTACTGGTGCTTTCAGGACAACTGGGGGGGAAACGAGGTTAAATAATGACGTTAGTGaacttcaggtcggagctctagaaagatgccctaGTATCCGacttggatgactgttcaaaatgaTTTTCCAAATCGGAGCGAACGTATTTTGACATTATAACGGTTGCAGAGTTGTCTAATGGGACAATAAATTGTAAGAGAGGATATTCGTCAAATTCAACGTCTCCTCTACCAAGATACTGGTGCAGCTAGCTAACGGTAGctagtaacaacaacaaaaagctacCTTTGGCTAGCAGCTAGCTACCTGCAGTAAACCTAATGTTTACTGTGCGCCATGCAAGCTTTAGTCGCACATTATTCATCAACTCCTAAACTCACTATTATTCATCAACTCCCAAACTCACATTTAATGTTGAAAAGTCTTTGCTATTAATCGTTTGGGGGAGAAAAGGTTGAGCTCCAGTGGGACTGTAAACTTCCGGTCCGTACTAAAACCGGAAGTGACGTAAAATTTGTGCTGCCATCAGGTAGGTGGCTAGTAACTCCGCGTTTTCCAAGTTAtaatacatatatttatatatgagaCGTGACTTGATACGTTGCTGATTTAAGGAGTACTGCCCCTACTAGAATGCGGGATCATCTAAATAGCTAGAACTCTATGAaaaggacagaaacagagagagcaagCTAACAGAAGTACTAACATCGTTAGCATAGGTGGGTGGCTGTTTTGTTTGCTGCAGTACTGTTAACGTCAGAAGCTGGCCTTTATTGGTGAGTGCTGAAATAGTGGCAACATGTTCACAAAAATAAACCGTAATATTTCCGCCGTTATCATCATCATGTCATCTGTGCCTCCACTTGTCATTGCTAATTGTAGCCCTCGGTCTTGTATGTCTGTAAACATCAGATCTGTAATAACGTTAAACATTATGCCTCTGCCTACCAGCTATATGCTGTGAGTGACTTATCTCCTTTGTGTCACTAGTTATGTTTCCGTGAACTTGTCCAATGATTTGTCGACATTTACAAAGTTCGCATAGAAGACAGTTGCCTGGAAACCCGACATTGAATTCCCTAGAATTCTACGTCCATCCGAAATGTAGCGTTTTGAATCATGAACGTTTCCTCTCGCGACCTCCACAAGCGAGAATGTTGAATCCAAATCTATTTTAAGGTAGGCCTACCGGTGGTCCGTGCAGTTGGTCTCTTTGGTGGTAGGAATGTGAGACATATCGATAGGAAAGTATAATTAGCCTGCATGGATAGAATGCAAGAATTTACTCATATTTGCCATATTCTAATAATGAATGTGCCGACATATCGCCATGGTCCATGCAGCTCTCTCTAACTTTAGGTGGCATTCTGCCTTCCAGTGATTAGCTTCTCTAACAactggttcctgtgaactacagtCTCGACACTGTGTTTTAACGTTTAGAAACAACAACCACTGCTACTGTCTgtcatctatgcattgtcactttaactctacatgtacatactacctcaaataaccgatgcccctgcacattgactctgtatcggtaccccccctGTTTACTCTCCCTGTTATTTCAGGCTGCTCTTTAATAATGTTACTTTTATCTTATCTGTATTTCTTCATTGTTTGTTagggtcttgtaagtaagcatttcacctgttgtattcggtgcagtGACTAATACGATTTGGTCATCCTCGCTCTCGAAACTTATGGCCCTTTCATTAGCGagaaaaaaatacttgaaataaaaaatatttttcacaGATTCATACAGATATGGGTGCCTCCATCTGACGAAACTACACTTCCTCTACACTTCCCGAGTTATGCGTACAAGTGTTTGAAGCACGCTAGATACGGTTCGAACACACCGACCGTGACATTGCGCAAAATAGTATGCAGCATAATCTGGATATGTATGCAAccaaagttcaacattcaccttctgctgcCATTTATGTCAAGCCGTCTACACTTACAGTTTGACCCATACGTTCAACGTATGCACCACACCGAACGCACTGCAACTACCCTCCGCAACAcgatgctgcaaggcaaacgcaacATTTCATTGTGCAGGTGTGTTCGAAGCATGGCAATGTAGCACAGGTGGTCACCTCTGTTTTCTGTAAACAAACGCTGTAACATGGATACAATATGGCCATGTGGAACACTAACCTTATGAAGGTGTCGTTTTATAAGTTATTTATGTTTCCAAAACGGTACCTAAAGCTaggctcttaacaaaactccctCGTCAGAAGATACTATCACAAATAGGCGCAAAAACATTTGGCGTCTATGAATGGGGTAAGtgcaatgatgtatataaactctggattgctgatgctatgtatgggctattgagaggctttgaagctgTTGGTCAtccatattggcactccctagTAGGAGCAGttctccataggaatgaatggcattctacagtatttcaatcaaatgttgaattacatgtatttttgttttagtgaGGACAATAACACTAGTAATCTACTTTAAGGAACATGTTTTGATATTTTTATATTTAGGTCACATCATTTAAACGTATACATTAAAATGTCTGTAATGGAATTCATGTGTCCAACGAATGGAGCCTTTTCTGtatgttggtcatctatgaacatttgaacatcttggccatgttctgttataatctccacccggcacagccagaagaggactggccaccccacatagcctggttcctctctaggtttcttcctaggtattggcctttctagggagtttttcctagccaccgtgcttctacacctgcattgcttgctgtttggggttttaggctggttttctgtacagcactttgagatatcagctgatgtatgaagggctatataaatacatttgatttgatttgtagcttccaaaatattatttacaatggtggGAGAGTGTCAAGGTGGCAACACGGTGACTTCAACACAGCGCCCTATGTcatctagtgtgtgtgtaaaaatatatactgtagatcATTGGGTAACTTGATCTCCTGTAGATCTTAAATAATTGGATGGCGAAACTTGCAAGGCAAAGCAATTCAGGTATTCTTAAAAGTTAGGAAAATCAGtcctaaaaataaatgtaatttttaGTTGAAAAAATTGATTTTGCAGGCAGTAGGCATTTTCAATTAAATGTGGAGTTTTATATATAGTTACGTGATAACATCACGTGCCCTGTGTACCTTCAACTTTATCCTGCTATAATTTCTTTGGGGGGAAATAAAACACGTTCAATCATCATGTCTTGTAGTAAAGAAAGTTTGGCAAAAGACAAAACTACCCATGTCGAAACAGATACAAATGTTGTTGATGTTTAGAAAAGTTCTCCTAGATCTGCCGTTTCCATTACACATGTCGCAATGATATTTTTTGCGACATtgctgggtcaatggaaacctgcctactGTCGCCAAAACATAACATTTcacttcgtgtgtgtgtgtgtgtgtgtgtgtgtgtgtgtgtgtgcatgccatcACACCTACAGATAAAGCACTGTATATGGATCCTCACATCCGTGTTAAAGACGAACCCACTAGTGATGATGACGTTACACACAGCTGGTGCAACCCTGTCCGGCCCTCACAAATGGACTACAGTCATGAAGGTAAACTAGGATATATATATAACATGTTTTTTCCTACTTTAAAAGTGTTTAAGAAGTGAGGCAGTGCCACTCCTCTCATATGTTCTGTTTCATTGGGTAGGATAGAGTAGAGAGGAAAGCGTTCTGAAATAGAAGTGGACCACAGCCGTACACATGCTACTGGAGGACACGGTGGTGGGAGGTTACTGCCTGAAAACATGCCATCATGTCAGATCTCACAACGGCTGGATGGGTGTttaacataccagctaaccacatcatgtGATGTATCAATTTGATGCCAGACTGACTAGTCGATGATGTGGCACGAAACCATTGGTTGACGCTATGCAACGCCTGCACATCTGTCGGGACGGAACACCACCAACGGTATATTTGTTCTGGAGCCAGCGGCTTAGACCACAAGACCACATGTcccatttccatgtaaaaggacccatgagcaccaacatgtaaaggtcATAGGAGAATGTCAAAtctggtgtcaaatgaaagctgagtctatatttttgagaaatgaaggcatatacagttgaagtcagaagtttgcatacacttaggttggagtcattaaaactagtttttcaatcactccataaatttcttgttaacagacacaagtaatttttccaacaattgtttacagacagattatttcacttataattcactgtatcacaattccagtgggtcagatgtttacatacacagagttgactgtgccttcaaacagcttggaaaattatgtcatagatttagaagcttctgataggctcatttacataatttgagtcaatttgaggtgtacatgtggatgtatttcaaggcctaccttcaaactcagtgcctccttgcttgaaatcatgggaaaatcaaaagaaatcagccaagaccgcagggaaaaaaattgtagacctccacaagtctggttcatccttgggagcaatttccaaacgcctgaaggtacctcgttcatctgtacaaacaatagtacgcaagtataaacaccatgggaccatgcagccgttatactgctcaggaaggagacatgttctgtcttctaaagatgaacgtactttggtgcgaaaagtgcaaatcaatcccagaacaacagcaaaggaccttgggaagatgctggaggaaaccggtataaagatatctatatccacagtaaacgagTCCTATTATCGACAGAACcttaaaggccgctcagcaagaaagaagccactgttccaaaactgccataaaaaagccagactacggtttgcaactgcacatggggacaaagattgtactttttggagaaatgacctctggtctgatgaaacaaaaatggtcataaagaccattgttatgtttgcaGAAAAAGGTTGAtgtttgcaagccaaagaacaccatcccaattgtgaagcacgggggtggtagcatcatgttgtgggggtgctttgcggcaggggggactggtgcacttcacaaaatagatggcatcatgagggaggaaaattgtggatatatcgaagcaacatctcaagacatcagtcaggaagttaaagcttggtcacaaatgtgtcttccaaatggacaatgaccccaagcatacttccaaagttgtggcaaaatggcttaaggacaacaaagtcaagggattagagcggccatcacaaagccctgacctcaatcccatagaacattcgtgggcagaactgaaaaggcatgtgcgagcaaggaggcctacaaacttgactcagttacaccagctctgtcaggaggaaggggccaaaattcacccaacttattgcgggaagcttgtggaaggctacccaaaacgtttgacccaagttaagcaatttaaaggcaatgctaacaaatactaattgggtgtatgtaaacttctgacccactgggaatgtgatgaaagaaataaaagctgaaataaatcattctctttactattattctgaagtggtgatcctaactcacctaaaacagggaatttttactaggattaaatgtcaggaattgtgaaactgagttttaatgtatttggctaaggtgtatgtaaacgtccgacttcaactgtatacttccCCAAACCATTTTATATCCTTAATATTAAGAATAAGCAAAGTTTTGATTTCTGCTCATACCACAGAGGACTCTAGATGTATATCACCCGTTTTAGCATGGAcgttgccattgagggcttccaccattttaattgggtaagagaatatcatgttaccattggtgtattaaagTCATGGTGATGGCCCCTTAATAATGAATTCAAGTGGGGAATGGGaacagtaactttatgatcaaactttatCTTGGTTCCATAAGAAAGCTGAGGGAGATTTTACCtcaattctgttaccaaactttggatctgcactgttcttctagtaaatgtgtttttatagTAACATTttcagtgtaaattgttaaaaTAGAGTGggatggtttgttaaactttgaaatcaatggtgtTTGTtaggcatacattttaaagtggaaaaatCTGAGTCAGTGTCATTCCATTACCATGGAAATGCCATATTGTAACAAACCTAGCTAGTGTTGACCATAAGGCCGGTTAGGCACAATTCCCATAACTCGCCAAAAATTCACAGATTTTCCAGAAATCTTAGCTGGAGGATTCACAGATTTCCTGCTTCTCTCCTGATCTTGAACCTAATTCTATTCCATCCCCAGGTGCTGTTGATAAGTCTGAGTTGGAACCAGGTGACCTTCCAGGCCTCAGTGAGGCAAGAAAACCAACATTCAATGTGAttgtcaaagaggaggaggaaaaggaggatgatgaagatgatgaggaGGACATGGTTGACAGAGGTTGGGTTTGGGGAGAACATTATCAGTTTCATAGTAATGTCCGTAGCATTGTGTTAAAGGCCCAGTTGTGGTCAAAATTCTGTGTTTCTTTGTTTTGtgtcagtttcatcagctgttctaTAAAtataacactgtaaaagtgtaatatatatatatatatatatatgtatgtatatgtatatatatatatgaccagTGTTATTTCTTGATAGTTGCTGATTGAAAATGCCGTCTACaccaggggtgggcaattccagtcctcgagggcctgattggtgtcacagttttgccccagctaacacaccagactccaataatcacctaatcatgattttcagtttagaatgcagattgattaatcagctgtgtttgctagggatggagaaaaggtgtgaaccaatcaggccctcaaggactggagttgcccaccccctGATCTACATATTCTAATCAGCAGATTTTGTATGGGTGGAGTTAAGAGACCAATAACAGAGCCCCTAATCTCTCAACCAATAACAGATAGTTTTCAGGTGACAATTCCCTCCAATTCGGCCCCTCCCAGACAGAACTAGCAAGATTCTTGCATGAGATTTGTTTGTTGTTGCTAccaagctatttttgtttatttttgacaactttaatGGGACacttacagtaaggtacttaattgttacagagaaattatttgatattcagtcaaaaacggctgcattgggcctttaatagTATATGTCACGTACATTGTGTAATATGCCCCACATTGAGTGACTGCCCGCCCAATAACTACCTGTGTCTTATctcactcgcgcacacacacacattttttgtttACTCTAAACAAAAAAATTCTAGCCTGGTTAATCCAGACACTAACCAATGTTTTAACCAGGCTAAATCTATTCCCTTGTCTGTCTAGGTTCAGACACTGACTACACACCAAGTCCCGCTGTGGTAGTGAAGGTGGGAGAACACAAACCACCAAAGAATAAGAACACAGTAAAGAAACTTCACCAGTGCCCCGACTGTGGTAAAACCTTTGAGAGGCTGTCGCGTCTGAAGAGGCACGAGCCATCACACTTGAGGAAGAGCAAGCACCCGTGCCCTGACTGCAACCAGTCTTTTGGCAACCTCTCAGTCCTGAAGAAACACAGGGCAACACACAAGAGCACCGAGAAGCTGACTCACCAGTGTCAACAATGTGGCAAGACGTTTGAGAAGCTATCGCGCCTCAGAAGGTAAGCCAGAACACCAAAGACCCATTTCTGTTCTGTAAAAAGTTAATGGACAATTAACTGTGTAGACAATAACAATAGTGTTCTAATCTAAGGCACCAGCCCGTACACCAGAGGAGAAAGAGGATGGACCACCCGTGTCCTAAATGTGGCAAGACCTTCAAGAAGTTATCCGGCCTGGTTCGGCACGAGCGAGGACACACCGGAGAGAAACCGTTCCCttgctcccagtgtgggaagagctttgccGACGACCGTCACCGGAAAGTGCACGAGCAGGCTCACCAAGGGAAGCTGGAGAGACCCCACCGCTGCGCTGACTGCGGGATCTGCTTCCCCAAACCATCCGAGCTTCGACGGCACCAACGTGCTCACACGGGAGAGAAACCGCACCGCTGCCCTGACTGTGGGAAGGCCTATTCCCGGTCAGAGACTCTGAAGAGGCACCTTCTCATCCACACGGGGGAGAGACCTCACCTCTGCACTGATTGTGGGAAAAGCTTCATTGACTTGCAGCAGTTGAAATCTCACCAGCGgattcacactggagagaaaccatttCACTGCCCCGTGTGTGGGAAGGGTTTCTCACAGAGGGGTAACATGAGGGCACACCATCggactcacacaggggagaaacttCATCACTGTGCCGACTGCGGGGCCAGTCTCTCCACATCTTCTAGTTTAAAAGAGCATCAgctcattcacacaggagagaggcccTTCCAGTGTCTGGTCTGTGGCAAACGCTTTCTGCACATCTGGAGACTCAGAAAACaccagaagacacacacacaccggactaacatacacacaccggactaacacacacacacaccggactaacacacacacacaccggactaacacacacacacaccggactaacacacacacacaccggactaacacacacacacaccggactaacacacacacacaccggactaacacacacacaccggactaacacacacacaccggactaacacacacacactggactaacacacacacactggactaacacacacacaccggactaacacacacacaccggactaacacacacacaccggactaacacacacacaccggactaacacacacacaccggactaacacacacacaccggactaacacacacaccggacacacgCTGGATACACATAAGGAAGACGTCTCTGTGTGCTTTGAAAGAGCAGCAACTGTAGTgttgtactactactactaatattaataCTACTAATAGTTAATACAACTAATATTAATACGaggattgtgggttcaattcctgggaccacccatgcgtgaatgtgtgcatgcatgactgactgactgtaagttgctttggataaaagcatctgctaaatggctgttattattaatattaatatcAGCAACGCAGAACCAACCAAAATAATTTCGCTCACTTTAATAGCTTGCAGTAGGGATCTGCTTGTGAGTATTCAAATGACATATGTGTACAGGGCGGgtgtactacaaagcaggatcaattaATTATCCAGCTAACTTTGATAAGCAACCAGAAATATCTATTGATTTTTCTGACTAATTAATGCATTCAAAATGAGATATGCGTTGTTGGTTGAGTTAGTTAAACAATGCCAATTCCAAGCTTATCTTTCTAAAACCAGAAAAGGTCATATCAGAATATTTAGACAGGCTGACTCATTGAATGGTCTTTGTAGTTTACCCCTCTGGTCTACGCCTCGTCCCATTTTAATCAACACTGAACAATGCTCTTTATACGTCTGACATAACTATTTTAATGGGACATTTAATAGTCttatgttttgtgtttgtgtacacgttttactatacttgtgagtacCAGTAGTCCTCATGAATAGTAAACTAACAAAAATTCAGAGAAGTAAGGACTTTTTTTTGGCAGTCTTCACTTGTAAAAAtgttattttaggcttaggggttaggttcacagttagggttaggggttattgtTTAGCGGTTaggaaaaataggattttgaatgggaatcaattgttggtcCCCAAAAAGTCCTGCAATGAAGCCCATTATCTGTAGTCTAGGTAACAGTCTCCAGCTAACATCCCACTCCTCGTCACTCCCAAAGAGACTGGCCTTTCAGCCATAGAAATATGAATAGAAAGGTGtctccattcaagtcaatgatggcataatgggtggactggcagccattttgagtgtaTCCATgccaggaagtaaaagcaggaagtgtccCCTTTaatctgtgctgtgatttgttgagtgAACTAAactgatgtttaaaaaaaaaatacattccattgcatgagccacatccgTTAGtatcatttgaatgaacattttACATTACCATGGCAACCCAGCATCAGTTGATAGAACATTTCCAAAATACCATGAACATTATTGCATCACAATAGAAGGCAGCCATTATTTGCGAGTGGACCCATGAGTTTGCCAGGGTTAGAGTTTCAAGCCCATTCTATTCATATTTCTATGCTTTCAGCAATCTCAGTGTTCAATATGCACTGGATTTATGGCGGAGTTGCTCCTTGGCTGTTGGAAATAACATTCATATTTCCCACGACAACATGTGGAGCCTCAATTAGAATACAAAGTAAAAACAACATTTAGCTGTTA comes from the Oncorhynchus kisutch isolate 150728-3 unplaced genomic scaffold, Okis_V2 scaffold783, whole genome shotgun sequence genome and includes:
- the LOC116362055 gene encoding zinc finger protein 501-like isoform X1; this encodes MDPHIRVKDEPTSDDDVTHSWCNPVRPSQMDYSHEGAVDKSELEPGDLPGLSEARKPTFNVIVKEEEEKEDDEDDEEDMVDRGSDTDYTPSPAVVVKVGEHKPPKNKNTVKKLHQCPDCGKTFERLSRLKRHEPSHLRKSKHPCPDCNQSFGNLSVLKKHRATHKSTEKLTHQCQQCGKTFEKLSRLRRHQPVHQRRKRMDHPCPKCGKTFKKLSGLVRHERGHTGEKPFPCSQCGKSFADDRHRKVHEQAHQGKLERPHRCADCGICFPKPSELRRHQRAHTGEKPHRCPDCGKAYSRSETLKRHLLIHTGERPHLCTDCGKSFIDLQQLKSHQRIHTGEKPFHCPVCGKGFSQRGNMRAHHRTHTGEKLHHCADCGASLSTSSSLKEHQLIHTGERPFQCLVCGKRFLHIWRLRKHQKTHTHRTNIHTPD
- the LOC116362055 gene encoding zinc finger protein 239-like isoform X2, which encodes MVDRGSDTDYTPSPAVVVKVGEHKPPKNKNTVKKLHQCPDCGKTFERLSRLKRHEPSHLRKSKHPCPDCNQSFGNLSVLKKHRATHKSTEKLTHQCQQCGKTFEKLSRLRRHQPVHQRRKRMDHPCPKCGKTFKKLSGLVRHERGHTGEKPFPCSQCGKSFADDRHRKVHEQAHQGKLERPHRCADCGICFPKPSELRRHQRAHTGEKPHRCPDCGKAYSRSETLKRHLLIHTGERPHLCTDCGKSFIDLQQLKSHQRIHTGEKPFHCPVCGKGFSQRGNMRAHHRTHTGEKLHHCADCGASLSTSSSLKEHQLIHTGERPFQCLVCGKRFLHIWRLRKHQKTHTHRTNIHTPD